The proteins below come from a single Aegilops tauschii subsp. strangulata cultivar AL8/78 chromosome 6, Aet v6.0, whole genome shotgun sequence genomic window:
- the LOC109741436 gene encoding protein NRT1/ PTR FAMILY 8.3, whose amino-acid sequence MDALERGERAPLRPESQGPKVQEDDSLQLQVPLLKHKKRGGSKAPAVILLFECLESTAFNGISTNLVVYLETVLHGTNLASASNVATWFGTSYLTPVFGAIIADTFWGNYNTILVSLVVYLLGMMIVTFSAFVPTTTPALCVAGASCTGTAGTWGLSSQIVAFVGLYLVAIGCGGVRSSLLPFGAEQFDDDSAADREGKTFFFSWFYLCVSFGPIISGVFLVWIQQNVSWGLGFGIATACIALAFVLATPLYKRRMPAGTPLKSLYQVVAAACKKISVKVPAEAGHLYEVSDKIDSPQPKIAHTSDFKFLDKAAIVTESDMEERPEAATSWKLCTVTQVEELKILLRLLPVWITSVIMSSAFSQMNTTFVQQGSAMEMTILSVPVPAASLASFEVICVMTWVLLYNKVIVPALRSFSTSGDGEPVREFSPWITQTHAIWWTRRTRTHARHRRRAHRFWRRALSASFLFLSLFS is encoded by the exons ATGGACGCCTTGGAGAGAGGCGAGCGCGCGCCGCTCCGGCCTGAG AGTCAAGGCCCAAAGGTACAAGAAGATGATAGCCTGCAGCTGCAGGTGCCGCTCCTCAAGCACAAGAAGCGCGGCGGCAGCAAGGCACCCGCAGTGATTCTAT TGTTCGAATGCCTGGAGAGCACGGCGTTCAATGGTATCTCCACAAACCTGGTGGTGTACCTGGAGACCGTCCTCCATGGCACCAACCTCGCCAGCGCCTCCAACGTCGCCACCTGGTTCGGCACCAGCTACCTCACCCCCGTTTTCGGCGCCATCATCGCCGACACCTTCTGGGGCAACTATAACACCATCCTCGTCTCCCTCGTTGTCTACCTCCTCGGCATGATGATCGTCACCTTCTCCGCCTTCGTCCCCACGACCACGCCGGCGCTGTGCGTGGCGGGTGCCTCGTGCACCGGCACCGCCGGCACGTGGGGGCTGAGCTCGCAGATCGTGGCTTTTGTGGGGCTGTACCTCGTTGCGATCGGGTGTGGCGGGGTGCGATCGTCGCTGCTGCCGTTCGGAGCGGAGCAGTTCGACGACGACAGCGCGGCGGACCGGGAGGGCAAGACGTTCTTCTTCAGCTGGTTCTACCTATGCGTGAGCTTCGGCCCCATCATCTCCGGTGTGTTCCTCGTCTGGATCCAACAGAATGTCAGCTGGGGCCTCGGCTTCGGCATCGCCACCGCCTGCATCGCGCTCGCCTTCGTGCTTGCCACGCCCTTGTACAAGCGCCGCATGCCcgccggcacgccgctcaagagCCTCTACCAAGTCGTCGCTGCCGCGTGCAAGAAGATCAGCGTCAAGGTGCCCGCCGAAGCCGGACACCTCTACGAGGTCAGCGACAAGATCGACTCGCCCCAGCCCAAGATCGCGCACACCAGCGACTTCAAGTTCCTCGACAAGGCGGCCATCGTCACGGAGTCAGACATGGAGGAGAGGCCGGAGGCAGCGACCTCGTGGAAGCTGTGCACCGTGACTCAGGTGGAGGAGCTCAAGATCCTCCTCCGCCTGCTGCCCGTGTGGATCACCAGCGTCATCATGTCATCGGCCTTCTCGCAGATGAACACCACGTTCGTGCAGCAGGGCAGCGCCATGGAAATGACCATCCTGTCGGTGCCGGTGCCCGCGGCGTCGCTGGCCTCCTTCGAGGTGATCTGCGTCATGACATGGGTGCTCCTCTACAACAAGGTGATCGTGCCGGCGTTGAGGAGCTTCTCCACGAGCGGTGACGGCGAGCCTGTCAGGGAATTCAGCCCCTGGATCACTCAAACGCACGCGATCTGGTGGACACGAAGAACACGAACGCACGCGAGACACAGAAGGCGAGCACACAGGTTTTGGCGACGCGCACTAAGTGCGTCTTTTCTGTTTCTTTCCTTATTCTCTTAG